The Toxorhynchites rutilus septentrionalis strain SRP chromosome 3, ASM2978413v1, whole genome shotgun sequence genome includes a region encoding these proteins:
- the LOC129777547 gene encoding bumetanide-sensitive sodium-(potassium)-chloride cotransporter-like isoform X1: MPQRRYNVEMEIPMNGTIADSTNSDVFRRSGDEIHLDVSSLKIPNSDGNVVMSHDPRRTSIMGITRDPLPRLDHYRTSTRKNKRPSIGELHGDPDAKDKKQEPEIEEQPVSSGHAIRLGWIQGVLTPCLLNIWGVMLFLRLSWVVAEAGVIQTLLIMVLSYVVCVITTLSLSALCTNGQVKSGGIYYIISRSLGPEFGASVGVIFAFANAVNASMNTIGFCSSLNDLLRSNGLQIVDGSINDIRIVGTIALLVMVTICAVGMDWEVKAQNFLLVAILLAIASFIIGAAMGPTHEDEIAKGFIGFSAAVFTSNLAPGYRFSEGVQQNFFSVFAVFFPSVTGIQSGANICGDLKDPATAIPKGTLLACLVSGISYIVFSLFAGASALRDASGNVTDLVGINFTSCSMELNNCNYGLNNDYSIMQLMAFSSELIYLGCWAATLSTALTNLLSVPRLIQALGIDRIYPGLIFFSKGYGKHGEPYRGYVLVFFVSFAFIMIADLNTIAPLISNFFLASYSLVNFCTFHAATVKPLGWRPTFRYYHPWLSMFGSLLCVAIMFLIDVVSTFITIAIIFILYLTVIYRKPDVNWGSSTQAAAYKSALNSALNLEQVGEHVKNYNPQLLVLTGNPILRPGLLNFAHLITKNNSLMIVGNVVETKLSYKQRKALITSGKRAIKDAKIKAFYNILDGLPFDEAVRAMIQSSGFGKLTPNILFVGYKTTWRTCSFEELNNYYNILHYAFDNRLALAILRLPDGIDCSDIINCHVNPVFDLSDTSLNVESTLSLAKTPTGRRLQNSLMPINSNLDLRKAASTSEQSSLNMSNGVYQTPIPQALPNTNKEMRIFREKQPAGIIDVWWLYDDGGLTILLPYIISTRTKWSDCQIRIFALASQKEDFEEERQNMTILLDKLRIKYVSLIMVTIADKPQETTISSHRALIDTLIEEQETDRFVSEAEQRQLLEKTYRQLRLRELLLQYSEGASLIVMSMPIPRKGIVSAQLYMSWLEMLTENMPPFLLVRGNQTSVLTFYS, from the exons GAACCAGAAATCGAAGAACAACCTGTCTCTAGCGGTCATGCCATTCGCCTCGGGTGGATACAAGGAGTGCTCACGCCATGTCTGTTGAACATATGGGGTGTTATGCTCTTCCTGAGGCTAAGTTGGGTCGTTGCCGAGGCGGGTGTCATTCAGACGCTGCTGATAATGGTGTTGTCGTATGTAGTGTGCGTAATCACCACTTTGTCGCTTTCGGCACTATGCACCAATGGGCAGGTCAAAAGTGGTGGTATCTATTACATCATATCAAGATCGCTCGGACCGGAATTTGGGGCCTCAGTTGGTGTGATATTTGCTTTTGCGAATGCAGTCAACGCATCTATGAACACTATTGGCTTCTGCAGTTCACTGAACGATTTGTTGA GGAGCAATGGCCTTCAAATTGTAGATGGGAGCATAAACGACATACGAATCGTGGGAACGATTGCGCTTCTGGTCATGGTAACTATTTGCGCAGTGGGAATGGATTGGGAAGTGAAAGCCCAAAATTTCTTGCTGGTAGCAATTTTACTCGCAATAGCAAGTTTCATCATTGGTGCAGCCATGGGTCCTACTCACGAGGATGAAATTGCTAAGGGATTCATCGGTTTTTCAGCAGCGGTATTCACATCAAATTTAGCACCGGGTTATCGTTTCAGTGAGGGTGTTCAGCAAAATTTTTTCAGTGTCTTTGCCGttttctttccaagtgtcaccGGAATACAGAGTGGAGCTAACATCTGTGGAGATTTGAAGGATCCCGCAACGGCAATTCCAAAAGGAACACTTCTTGCCTGTCTTGTTTCGGGAATATCATACATTGTATTCTCGCTGTTTGCAGGGGCATCAGCTTTGCGAGATGCTTCGGGGAATGTCACAGATCTCGTCGGTATAAACTTCACTTCTTGCAGTATGGAGTTAAAT AACTGCAACTATGGACTCAACAACGATTACTCGATCATGCAGCTGATGGCATTTTCGAGTGAGCTCATATACTTAGGTTGCTGGGCAGCAACACTCAGTACGGCATTGACCAATTTGCTTTCCGTACCTCGTTTAATTCAGGCCCTCGGCATCGATCGCATCTACCCGGGGCTGATCTTCTTCTCGAAAGGTTACGGCAAACATGGCGAGCCATACCGTGGATATGTTCTGGTGTTTTTCGTATCGTTTGCGTTCATAATGATCGCCGACCTGAACACCATAGCACCGCTGATCTCAAATTTCTTCCTCGCATCATATTCACTGGTAAATTTCTGCACCTTCCATGCAGCAACAGTTAAACCACTTGGATGGCGCCCGACATTCCGATACTATCATCCGTGGCTGAGCATGTTCGGTTCTCTTCTTTGCGTTGCTATAATGTTTCTGATAGATGTGGTTTCTACATTTATCACGATTGCCATCATATTCATACTATACTTGACGGTGATCTATCGCAAGCCGGACGTTAACTGGGGTTCCTCTACCCAAGCTGCCGCATATAAATCAGCGCTAAACTCAGCCCTGAATCTCGAACAAGTCGGTGAACACGTTAAGAACTACAATCCGCAGCTATTAGTTCTAACAGGAAATCCAATCCTCAGGCCAGGATTGTTGAATTTTGCACACCTAATAACTAAAAATAACTCACTCATGATCGTTGGAAATGTAGTGGAGACCAAGTTATCTTACAAGCAACGGAAGGCTCTAATAACAAGTGGAAAGAGGGCGATAAAGGACGCCAAAATAAAGGCCTTCTACAACATCCTCGACGGGTTGCCGTTCGATGAAGCGGTGCGGGCAATGATCCAATCTTCTGGATTCGGTAAACTCACACCAAACATCCTCTTTGTAGGATACAAAACAACGTGGCGTACATGCAGCTTCGAGGAATTGAATAATTACTATAACATTTTACA TTACGCATTTGACAATCGCTTGGCTCTCGCGATTCTCCGTCTTCCGGATGGAATAGACTGTTCCGATATCATTAACTGTCATGTGAATCCAGTATTTGATCTTTCGGATACCTCGTTGAATGTGGAGTCCACACTTTCACTCGCCAAAACTCCTACCGGTCGACGACTTCAAAATAGTTTGATGCCCATCAATTCTAACCTCGATCTTCGGAAAGCGGCATCCACTAGTGAACAAAGTAGCTTGAACATGTCGAACGGAG TTTATCAGACTCCCATTCCACAAGCTCTACCAAACACTAACAAAGAGATGAGAATCTTCAGAGAAAAACAACCAGCAGGGATAATCGACGTTTGGTGGTTGTACGACGATGGTGGTTTGACCATCCTGCTTCCGTACATTATTTCAACCCGAACCAAATGGTCCGATTGTCAAATCCGTATTTTTGCCCTTGCAAGCCAAAAAGAGGATTTCGAGGAAGAACGTCAAAA CATGACTATCTTACTTGACAAACTGCGCATCAAGTATGTGTCCCTCATAATGGTAACAATAGCTGATAAGCCCCAAGAAACCACAATTAGTTCCCACCGTGCTTTGATCGATACATTGATTGAAGAGCAAGAAACCGATAGATTTGTGAGTGAGGCGGAACAGAGGCAGCTGCTGGAGAAAACGTACCGACAGCTACGGCTACGAGAGTTGTTACTGCAGTATTCCGAAGGAGCCTCGTTGATAGTGATGTCTATGCCAATCCCACGGAAG GGTATCGTGTCAGCCCAACTTTACATGTCCTGGCTAGAAATGCTCACGGAAAATATGCCACCATTTCTATTGGTTCGTGGAAACCAAACTTCAGTATTAACATTCTATTCGTAG
- the LOC129777547 gene encoding bumetanide-sensitive sodium-(potassium)-chloride cotransporter-like isoform X2: MVQYKFSVQTPVPSDGHGQDNRKPTESWRPSDELCLNVAELNNLRNGAAPVHTIRGTGITSEPLPRLDHYRTSTRWNKRPSLGELYGDDSGDEYGKQEPEIEEQPVSSGHAIRLGWIQGVLTPCLLNIWGVMLFLRLSWVVAEAGVIQTLLIMVLSYVVCVITTLSLSALCTNGQVKSGGIYYIISRSLGPEFGASVGVIFAFANAVNASMNTIGFCSSLNDLLRSNGLQIVDGSINDIRIVGTIALLVMVTICAVGMDWEVKAQNFLLVAILLAIASFIIGAAMGPTHEDEIAKGFIGFSAAVFTSNLAPGYRFSEGVQQNFFSVFAVFFPSVTGIQSGANICGDLKDPATAIPKGTLLACLVSGISYIVFSLFAGASALRDASGNVTDLVGINFTSCSMELNNCNYGLNNDYSIMQLMAFSSELIYLGCWAATLSTALTNLLSVPRLIQALGIDRIYPGLIFFSKGYGKHGEPYRGYVLVFFVSFAFIMIADLNTIAPLISNFFLASYSLVNFCTFHAATVKPLGWRPTFRYYHPWLSMFGSLLCVAIMFLIDVVSTFITIAIIFILYLTVIYRKPDVNWGSSTQAAAYKSALNSALNLEQVGEHVKNYNPQLLVLTGNPILRPGLLNFAHLITKNNSLMIVGNVVETKLSYKQRKALITSGKRAIKDAKIKAFYNILDGLPFDEAVRAMIQSSGFGKLTPNILFVGYKTTWRTCSFEELNNYYNILHYAFDNRLALAILRLPDGIDCSDIINCHVNPVFDLSDTSLNVESTLSLAKTPTGRRLQNSLMPINSNLDLRKAASTSEQSSLNMSNGVYQTPIPQALPNTNKEMRIFREKQPAGIIDVWWLYDDGGLTILLPYIISTRTKWSDCQIRIFALASQKEDFEEERQNMTILLDKLRIKYVSLIMVTIADKPQETTISSHRALIDTLIEEQETDRFVSEAEQRQLLEKTYRQLRLRELLLQYSEGASLIVMSMPIPRKGIVSAQLYMSWLEMLTENMPPFLLVRGNQTSVLTFYS, translated from the exons ATGGTCCAGTATAAGTTTTCCGTCCAGACGCCAGTACCCAGCGATGGTCATGGACAAGACAATAGAAAACCAACCGAGTCTTGGAGGCCAAGTGATGAACTTTGTTTAAATGTGGCGGAGCTGAACAACCTTAGAAACGGTGCTGCGCCGGTTCATACTATTCGAGGCACCGGAATTACTAG TGAGCCATTGCCAAGATTAGACCATTATCGAACGTCAACACGGTGGAACAAGCGTCCATCTCTCGGAGAATTGTATGGAGACGATAGTGGCGACGAATATGGGAAACAG GAACCAGAAATCGAAGAACAACCTGTCTCTAGCGGTCATGCCATTCGCCTCGGGTGGATACAAGGAGTGCTCACGCCATGTCTGTTGAACATATGGGGTGTTATGCTCTTCCTGAGGCTAAGTTGGGTCGTTGCCGAGGCGGGTGTCATTCAGACGCTGCTGATAATGGTGTTGTCGTATGTAGTGTGCGTAATCACCACTTTGTCGCTTTCGGCACTATGCACCAATGGGCAGGTCAAAAGTGGTGGTATCTATTACATCATATCAAGATCGCTCGGACCGGAATTTGGGGCCTCAGTTGGTGTGATATTTGCTTTTGCGAATGCAGTCAACGCATCTATGAACACTATTGGCTTCTGCAGTTCACTGAACGATTTGTTGA GGAGCAATGGCCTTCAAATTGTAGATGGGAGCATAAACGACATACGAATCGTGGGAACGATTGCGCTTCTGGTCATGGTAACTATTTGCGCAGTGGGAATGGATTGGGAAGTGAAAGCCCAAAATTTCTTGCTGGTAGCAATTTTACTCGCAATAGCAAGTTTCATCATTGGTGCAGCCATGGGTCCTACTCACGAGGATGAAATTGCTAAGGGATTCATCGGTTTTTCAGCAGCGGTATTCACATCAAATTTAGCACCGGGTTATCGTTTCAGTGAGGGTGTTCAGCAAAATTTTTTCAGTGTCTTTGCCGttttctttccaagtgtcaccGGAATACAGAGTGGAGCTAACATCTGTGGAGATTTGAAGGATCCCGCAACGGCAATTCCAAAAGGAACACTTCTTGCCTGTCTTGTTTCGGGAATATCATACATTGTATTCTCGCTGTTTGCAGGGGCATCAGCTTTGCGAGATGCTTCGGGGAATGTCACAGATCTCGTCGGTATAAACTTCACTTCTTGCAGTATGGAGTTAAAT AACTGCAACTATGGACTCAACAACGATTACTCGATCATGCAGCTGATGGCATTTTCGAGTGAGCTCATATACTTAGGTTGCTGGGCAGCAACACTCAGTACGGCATTGACCAATTTGCTTTCCGTACCTCGTTTAATTCAGGCCCTCGGCATCGATCGCATCTACCCGGGGCTGATCTTCTTCTCGAAAGGTTACGGCAAACATGGCGAGCCATACCGTGGATATGTTCTGGTGTTTTTCGTATCGTTTGCGTTCATAATGATCGCCGACCTGAACACCATAGCACCGCTGATCTCAAATTTCTTCCTCGCATCATATTCACTGGTAAATTTCTGCACCTTCCATGCAGCAACAGTTAAACCACTTGGATGGCGCCCGACATTCCGATACTATCATCCGTGGCTGAGCATGTTCGGTTCTCTTCTTTGCGTTGCTATAATGTTTCTGATAGATGTGGTTTCTACATTTATCACGATTGCCATCATATTCATACTATACTTGACGGTGATCTATCGCAAGCCGGACGTTAACTGGGGTTCCTCTACCCAAGCTGCCGCATATAAATCAGCGCTAAACTCAGCCCTGAATCTCGAACAAGTCGGTGAACACGTTAAGAACTACAATCCGCAGCTATTAGTTCTAACAGGAAATCCAATCCTCAGGCCAGGATTGTTGAATTTTGCACACCTAATAACTAAAAATAACTCACTCATGATCGTTGGAAATGTAGTGGAGACCAAGTTATCTTACAAGCAACGGAAGGCTCTAATAACAAGTGGAAAGAGGGCGATAAAGGACGCCAAAATAAAGGCCTTCTACAACATCCTCGACGGGTTGCCGTTCGATGAAGCGGTGCGGGCAATGATCCAATCTTCTGGATTCGGTAAACTCACACCAAACATCCTCTTTGTAGGATACAAAACAACGTGGCGTACATGCAGCTTCGAGGAATTGAATAATTACTATAACATTTTACA TTACGCATTTGACAATCGCTTGGCTCTCGCGATTCTCCGTCTTCCGGATGGAATAGACTGTTCCGATATCATTAACTGTCATGTGAATCCAGTATTTGATCTTTCGGATACCTCGTTGAATGTGGAGTCCACACTTTCACTCGCCAAAACTCCTACCGGTCGACGACTTCAAAATAGTTTGATGCCCATCAATTCTAACCTCGATCTTCGGAAAGCGGCATCCACTAGTGAACAAAGTAGCTTGAACATGTCGAACGGAG TTTATCAGACTCCCATTCCACAAGCTCTACCAAACACTAACAAAGAGATGAGAATCTTCAGAGAAAAACAACCAGCAGGGATAATCGACGTTTGGTGGTTGTACGACGATGGTGGTTTGACCATCCTGCTTCCGTACATTATTTCAACCCGAACCAAATGGTCCGATTGTCAAATCCGTATTTTTGCCCTTGCAAGCCAAAAAGAGGATTTCGAGGAAGAACGTCAAAA CATGACTATCTTACTTGACAAACTGCGCATCAAGTATGTGTCCCTCATAATGGTAACAATAGCTGATAAGCCCCAAGAAACCACAATTAGTTCCCACCGTGCTTTGATCGATACATTGATTGAAGAGCAAGAAACCGATAGATTTGTGAGTGAGGCGGAACAGAGGCAGCTGCTGGAGAAAACGTACCGACAGCTACGGCTACGAGAGTTGTTACTGCAGTATTCCGAAGGAGCCTCGTTGATAGTGATGTCTATGCCAATCCCACGGAAG GGTATCGTGTCAGCCCAACTTTACATGTCCTGGCTAGAAATGCTCACGGAAAATATGCCACCATTTCTATTGGTTCGTGGAAACCAAACTTCAGTATTAACATTCTATTCGTAG